A region of the Serinicoccus profundi genome:
CGTCACCCGGCCCTGCTCGAGCACGACGACCCGGTCGGCGCCCCGCGCCACGTCGAGGTCGTGGGTGATCATGACGCTGGTGCGCCCGCGGCTGAGCTCGGCGATCGCCTCACCGACGAGCACGACGTTGTCCGGGTCGAGCCCCGTCGTCGGCTCGTCGAGGAGCAGCACCGGTGCGTCGCGCAGGAAGGCCCGGGCCAGGGAGATCCGTTGCCGCTGACCGCCGGAGAGGCTCGCCCCACGCTCGCTCACCTCGGTCTGCAGACCCTCGGGCAGCTCGTCGGTGAACTCGGTGACGCGGGCGAGCCGCGCCGCACGCTGCACCTGGTGCTCGCTCGCCTCGGGGCGGCCCTGCCGGATGTTGTCCTCGATGGTGCCGGTGAAGAGGACGGCGTCCTGCTGCACGAGCGCGATCTGGCCGCGCAGGTCGCGCAGGTCGACCTCGCGCAGGTCGACCCCGTCCAGGTGCACGCTGCCCGAGCCAGGGTCCAGCAGGCGCAGCAGAAGCGAGGCCACGGTCGACTTGCCCGAGCCCGAAGGGCCGACGATGGCGACCCGCTCCCCCGGCTCGATCTGCAGGTCGACCCCGCGCAGCACCGGCAGCCCGGGGACGAACTCCAGGTGCACGTCCCGCAGCTCCACCCGACCTCGGACGACGCCCAGGCGCACCGGGTCGACCGGGGAGACGATGTCGGGCTGCTCGTCGAGCAGGTCGGCGACCCGCTCGCCGGAGGCGCTGGCGCGGGCGATGCGCCCGGTGTACTTCGCCAGGTCCCGCAACGGCTTCATCGACGTCTTGAGGTAGGTCAGGAAGATCACCATGTCGCCGGGGGTCATCGCCCCCTGCAGCACCCGCGCGCCACCGAGCAGCAGCACCGCCGCGGTCGCGACGCCGACGAGCACGTCGGTGCGTCGCTCCAGCCCAGCGGCGAGCCGCCGCGCGACGACGCCGTCCTTGAGGGAGCGGTTGTTGGAGCCCTGGAAGGTGGCCGAGCGGTCGCGCTCCATCCCGTATGCCTGGACGTGCGTCATCCCGGTGAGCGTCTCCTGGGCGACGTTGGCCAGCTCGCCCTCGCTGCGCCGCGTCTTGCGGGAGGCGTGGGTGATCTTGCCGGTCGAGAGGCGGGAGAACAGCCCGAAGATGAGGATCGAGACGAGCACGATGAGCGCCAGCACCGGGTCCAGCCAGGTCATGACGCCGAGCATCGCGACCAGGGTGAAGACATTGGCCACCAGCGGCATACCGGCGGTCACGGCGACCTCCTGGAGGCGACCGACATCGGCGACCAGCCGCTGCACGACGTCGCCGGAACGCGCCCGCCCGTGGTAGCTGCGGGACAACCCCTGCACGTGGTCGAAGACCGCGGCCCGCAGCCGGGTGGCGACGCGGCTGCCACTGAGCGCGAAGGCGACGGTCGCGCCGTAGTTGCAGACGGCCCGCAGCCCGATGATCGCGATGGTGCCGAGGCCGCAGGCGACGAGCAGCTGGACCGTGGCCTGCGGCCCCGGCTCGGCGAGGTCCGCCCCGAGGCTGCGGGTCAGGGCGTCGATGACCAGCTTGGTGGGCCACGGCTCGAGCACGCGGAAGACCACCTCGAGCAGTAGCAGCACTCCCCCGCCGGCCATCAGCGCTCGCTGCCCGTGCAGGTGCGGCAGCACGAGCCGCAGGGTCCGCCGCAGCGGCGAGGCCGGCGCGGTGGAGCGGGCCATCAGCGGACCCCGGCGACGGGCACGGCCGGACGGGTGGTCGGCGTGGTCGCCGAGATCCTCGTGGCCACCGGGATCGGCGCCAGCGTCGCCGCGAGGACGTGGCCCCAGGAGTGCTCGCGCTCCATCAGCCGGCGGGCCGCGGCGCCCATGCGGCGCGCGGCGTCGGGGTCGGCGACGAGGGAGTCGATGGCGGCGGCGAGCGCCGGCGGGTCCGACGGCGGCACGAGCAGCCCGGTGCGCCCGTCCTCGACGACCGCAGGGATCTGGCCGATCCGGGAGGCGACGACGGGCAGGGCGGCCGCGCCGTACTCGTAGACCTTGAGCGGGGAGAAGTAGTGGTCGCCGCTCTCCGGATAGGGGGCGACCGCGACGAGCGCCCCCTCCAGGGCTGCCGGGATCTGCTCGGGCGCGACCGCGCCGGTCAGCTCCACGGTGAGCCCGTGCTCCGCGGCCGCCTGCTCGACGGATGCCCGCTGCGGCCCGTCGCCCACGATCCGCAGCCGCCAGGGGCGCTGCGCGAGGGCGGCGGACCGCACGAGGTCCTCGACGCCGTGCCACGGCTTGAGGGTCCCGACGAAGACGACCACCGGGTCGCCGTCGAGATCGGGGGTCACGGCCTGGATCCGGTCGGTGTTGACCCCGTTGGGCACGACGAGGACGCTGGCCTGACCGACGAGACCAGCGCCGCCGTGCGCGACCTCACCCGGCGCGGCGCACGGTCCTTCGTCCAGCCCCACGCGCTCGTGCACCCACTCGGCCACGCGTCCGCTCACGCAGGCGACGACGTCGGCCGCCGCGACCTGGGCCCGAAGCGCGCCCTCGGCCCCGACCTCGTCGACGAGCACGCGGTGCTCGCGCTGCTCGTCGATGAGCGGGGCGTTGACCTCCAGCACCGCCCGGACCCCCTCGCCCAGACCGCGACGCGCCGCGTGCAGGACGGTCGAGAAGAGGGAGTAGCGCTCGTAGACGACATCAGGCGCCGCCGCCACGACCCGGCGGGCGATCTCGGCGCAGGCCTGCCGCTGGGCGACCTCGCGCCGGGCCGCGGCACCGGCGTCGTCCGAGCCAGACCCGGAGCCGGACCCGATCCGACCGACCGGCACGTGGTGGACCACGAGGTCGGCGAGGTCGGCGGGGACGTGCTCGGGGTCACCGAGGCGGACGGCATACACCTCGACGTCGGCGCCCCGGTCGCGCCAGGCACGCACGATCTCCTGGATGTGGACACTCGCCCCCTTGGTCCCGAAGACGGGGATGCCGGGGTCGGCGCAGACGTAGGCGACGCGGGTCATCGGGTGGCTCCTGCCGTGACGGCGGCCAGTCGGGCCGCCTGGGTGGTGGTGTCGAAGTCCCGCTCGACGCGGGCGCGGGCGGACCGGGCGACCTCGACCCGGGGCCAGGAGGGCTCGGCGACCCGGCGCAGCGCGTCGGCGACCCGGCCGGCGAGCCCGTCGGGGTCGCAGGGCAGCAGCACGCCGGTGGCGGGCGCGTCGCCGGTGGCCGGATGGATCGCCTCGGGTATGCCGGTGACGTCGGTCGCGACGCACGGCACCCCACTGGCCATCGCCTCGAGCAGCACAGTCGGCAGCCCGTCGGCGTTGCCGTCGGCGCCGACGACGCAGGGGGCGACCATGACGTCGGCCCAGTCGAGCTCGGCGACGAGCTCGGACTGGCTGCGCGACCCGAGCAGGGTGACGACGTCGCCGACCCCGGCCCGCTCGACCTGTGCGGCGAGGTCGGCGGCGCGCTCGCCCTCACCGACGATCCGCACCTCGAGCGGCATACCCTCGGCGCGCAGCGCGGTGACGGCGTCGACGAGGTGGTCGAAACCCTTCTTCTCGACGATGCGGCCGACCGCGAGCACGCGCAGCACCGGGCCGACGGGGCGCGGGTCGCGGTAGGCGAAGCGCCCCAGCTCCAGCCCGTTGCGCACGAGGCTGACGCGGTCGGCCAGCGTGGGGTCGACGTGCTCGAGGAGGAAACGGCGGTTGTAGTCGCTGATCGCGATGACGGCAGCGGCCCGTCCGAGCACCTCCCGCAGCACCACGCGGTCGACGGACTCGTGGAAGAGGTCCTTGGCGTGCGTGGTGACGGTGAAGGGTATGCCGGTGAGCGCGCTCGCGATCGCCGTGCACCACGACGCCATGCTGGCGAAGTGCACGTGGACCCGGGTGATGCCGTCGCGGCGCAGCCGCAGCGCGAGGTCGACGCCCTGGGCGATGTCGGAGGGGTCGAGACGGACGAGAAGCGGCATGAGCGCACCGAAGCGCGCGCCGAAGTCGGGCAGCTCGGCCTGCGCCTGCGCGAGGACCTCCCACTCGGCCGACAGCTTGTGCGCGCGGGGCAGGTGGGTCACCGGGGCCTGCACCTGGGCGAGCTGGGGGTGGAAGCGCGAGTCGGTGGTGGGCCGCAGCGCGTAGATGGCCAGGTCGTCGCCGGCGGCCTCACGGGCCAGGATCTCGGTGACGACGAAGGTCTCGGAGAAGCGCGGGTAGACCTTGAGGACGTAGGCGGTGCGTTCAGACGGCAACGGCCAGTCCTTCCCTGCGGTCCACGGCCGCCGCCGCGGACTCGGTGCTGTTGCCGGTGAGGCCCTCGGTGGGCAGCGCGAAGGCGGGGACCGGGGCGAGTGCCGGGGAGGTGCGGACCAGCGCGGCGGCCGAGGTCGCGACCGCCCGCAGGCCCCCGAGGTCGAGGCCGGAGCGGTCGACCCGATGGTGCACGGCGCCCGCCCACCACCGGCTGATGGCCGCGTCGGTGAGGTCGCCCTCCCGCAGCAGGTCGGTGGCTCCCACGCCGGTGAGGGCGCGGGCCCGGATGAGCTGCTCGGTGCGCGGGCGCTCGCGCGGCACGAGCAGCGCGGGCACGTCGGTGGCGAGGGTCTCGGCGACGGTGTTGTAGCCGGCCATCGAGACCGAGGCGGCGGCCCGGCGGATGAGCCCGGCGGCGTCGTCGACGCTGCGGGTCACCGAGGTGTGGCGGCCGGCCTCCCGCTCCACCGC
Encoded here:
- a CDS encoding ABC transporter ATP-binding protein, producing the protein MARSTAPASPLRRTLRLVLPHLHGQRALMAGGGVLLLLEVVFRVLEPWPTKLVIDALTRSLGADLAEPGPQATVQLLVACGLGTIAIIGLRAVCNYGATVAFALSGSRVATRLRAAVFDHVQGLSRSYHGRARSGDVVQRLVADVGRLQEVAVTAGMPLVANVFTLVAMLGVMTWLDPVLALIVLVSILIFGLFSRLSTGKITHASRKTRRSEGELANVAQETLTGMTHVQAYGMERDRSATFQGSNNRSLKDGVVARRLAAGLERRTDVLVGVATAAVLLLGGARVLQGAMTPGDMVIFLTYLKTSMKPLRDLAKYTGRIARASASGERVADLLDEQPDIVSPVDPVRLGVVRGRVELRDVHLEFVPGLPVLRGVDLQIEPGERVAIVGPSGSGKSTVASLLLRLLDPGSGSVHLDGVDLREVDLRDLRGQIALVQQDAVLFTGTIEDNIRQGRPEASEHQVQRAARLARVTEFTDELPEGLQTEVSERGASLSGGQRQRISLARAFLRDAPVLLLDEPTTGLDPDNVVLVGEAIAELSRGRTSVMITHDLDVARGADRVVVLEQGRVTWSGPAQEAPLGEVLEESRG
- a CDS encoding glycosyltransferase — translated: MTRVAYVCADPGIPVFGTKGASVHIQEIVRAWRDRGADVEVYAVRLGDPEHVPADLADLVVHHVPVGRIGSGSGSGSDDAGAAARREVAQRQACAEIARRVVAAAPDVVYERYSLFSTVLHAARRGLGEGVRAVLEVNAPLIDEQREHRVLVDEVGAEGALRAQVAAADVVACVSGRVAEWVHERVGLDEGPCAAPGEVAHGGAGLVGQASVLVVPNGVNTDRIQAVTPDLDGDPVVVFVGTLKPWHGVEDLVRSAALAQRPWRLRIVGDGPQRASVEQAAAEHGLTVELTGAVAPEQIPAALEGALVAVAPYPESGDHYFSPLKVYEYGAAALPVVASRIGQIPAVVEDGRTGLLVPPSDPPALAAAIDSLVADPDAARRMGAAARRLMEREHSWGHVLAATLAPIPVATRISATTPTTRPAVPVAGVR
- a CDS encoding glycosyltransferase; its protein translation is MPSERTAYVLKVYPRFSETFVVTEILAREAAGDDLAIYALRPTTDSRFHPQLAQVQAPVTHLPRAHKLSAEWEVLAQAQAELPDFGARFGALMPLLVRLDPSDIAQGVDLALRLRRDGITRVHVHFASMASWCTAIASALTGIPFTVTTHAKDLFHESVDRVVLREVLGRAAAVIAISDYNRRFLLEHVDPTLADRVSLVRNGLELGRFAYRDPRPVGPVLRVLAVGRIVEKKGFDHLVDAVTALRAEGMPLEVRIVGEGERAADLAAQVERAGVGDVVTLLGSRSQSELVAELDWADVMVAPCVVGADGNADGLPTVLLEAMASGVPCVATDVTGIPEAIHPATGDAPATGVLLPCDPDGLAGRVADALRRVAEPSWPRVEVARSARARVERDFDTTTQAARLAAVTAGATR